From the genome of Streptomyces sp. SID8374:
CAGCCGCTCGAACCCCTGCCCGCCGACTGGAGCCGCGCCCTGGCGGTGGTCGCCCACCCCGACGACCTGGAGTACGGCGCTGCGGCCGCCGTGGCCGACTGGACCGACGGCGGCCGTGAGGTCGTCTACCTCCTCGCCAGCCGGGGCGAGGCCGGGATCCACACCCTGCCGCCCGAGGAGTGCGCCCCGCTGCGCGAGCGGGAGCAGCGGGCGAGCGCCGCCGTCGTCGGAGTCCGTACGGTGGAGTTCCTGGACCACCGCGACGGGGTGATCGAGTACGGCACCGGGCTGCGCCGCGACATCGCCGCCGCCATCCGCCGCCACCGCCCCGAGCTCGTCGTCACCCTCAACCACCGGGACACCTGGGGCGGCGCGGCCTGGAACACCCCCGACCACCGGGCCGTCGGCCGGGCCACCCTGGACGCCGTCGCCGACGCGGGCAACCGGTGGATCTTCCCGGAGCTGAAGGAGCAGGGTCTGGAGCCCTGGGACGGGGTGCGGTGGACCGCCGTGGCGGGCAGCGACCGGCCCACGCACGCGGTGGACGCGACGGCGGGGTTCGAACGTTCCGTGGAGTCCCTGCTCGCGCACCGGACCTATATCGAGGCCCTGACGGCGGACGAGCCGGAGACCTACTGCCGGTCCTTCCTTGAGGGCATGGTGCGGGCCGAGGCCGACCGGTTCGGCGGGCGTCCGGCGGTCGCCTTCGAGGTCTTCGCCCACTGACACCACCATGAACAGGGAGGCGGGATTGACAATCCCGCTTGCCGATTCTGCAATGGGCACATGAAGGAACACGACCGGGAAGACCCCGAACTCGACGCCGTCCTCACCGGGGTCGGCCCCCGGCTGCGCCGCCTGCGCAAGGACCGCGGGGTCACCCTCTCCGCGCTCTCCGCCGCCACCGGAATCTCCGTCTCCACCCTCTCCCGGCTGGAGTCCGGCGGCCGCCGCCCCAGCCTGGAGCTGCTGCTCCCGATCGCCCGCGCCCACGAGGTCCCCCTCGACGACCTGGTGGGCGCCCCGCCCGTGGGGGACCCCCGGGTGCGGGCCAAGCCGATCGTGCAGCACGGCCGGACGATGCTGCCGCTGACCGCCCGCCCCGGTGGACTCCAGGCGTACAAGATGGTGCAGGAGGCGGGCAGCGGGGAGGAGCCGGAGCAGCGCACGCACGAGGGGTACGAGTGGCTGTTCGTGCTCTCCGGGAAGCTGCGGCTGCTGCTGGCCGAGCACGATCTGGTGCTGGAGCCGGGCGAGGCCGCCGAGTTCGACACCCGGCTGCCGCACTGGTTCGGACCGGCGGAGGACAAGCCCGTGGAGTTCCTCAGCCTCTTCGGTCCGCAGGGCGAGCGGATGCATGTGAGGGCGAAGCCGAAGCGGGGCTGAGGGGCTCGGTGCGGGGCCCGACGAGGTGTTCCCAGATGGGCAAGCGACCGCTTAGTATGCGCCGGAGCAGTGGTTACGCGAGCAGTGGAAATGCCGACAGCGGCAGCGGTTGATGCCGACAGTGTTGTGGAGGCCCCTCATGCAGGCATGGCGAGTGCACCGGAACGGCGAGCCGGGCGAGGTGATGAGCCTGGAGGAGACGGACCGGCCCGCCCCCGGCGATGGACAGGTGCTCGTCCGGGTCGCCGCGGCGAACGTCAACTTCCCCGACGCCCTGCTCTGCCGGGGCCAGTACCAGGTGCGGCCGCCGCTGCCGTTCACCCCGGGCGTCGAGGTGTGCGGCACGACGGAGGACGGACGGCGCGTCCTCGCCACCCCCGCCCTGCCGTACGGCGGTTTCGCCGAGTACGTCGTCGCGGACGAGGCGGCCCTGCTGCCCGCCCCCGACGCCCTGGACGACGCCGAAGCGGCCGCTCTCCACATCGGCTACCAGACCGGCTGGTTCGGCCTGCACCGCCGCGCGAACCTCCGGGCGGGCGAGACCCTCCTCGTCCACGCGGCGGCGGGCGGTGTCGGCAGCGCGGCCGTCCAGCTCGGCAAGGCGGCGGGCGCCACCGTGATCGGCGTCGTCGGCGGACCGGAGAAGGCGGCCGTCGCCCGCGAGCTCGGCTGCGACCTGGTCGTCGACCGGCGAAGCGAGGACATCGTCGCCGCCGTGAAGGAAGCCACCGGCGGGCGCGGCGCGGACATCGTCTACGACCCGGTCGGCGGCGAGGCGTACGCCAAGTCCGTCAAGTGCATCGCCTTCGAGGGCCGTGTCCTCGTCGTCGGCTTCGCCAGCGGCAACATCCCCGCCCCGGCGCTCAACCACGCCCTGGTGAAGAACTACTCGATCGTCGGGCTGCACTGGGGCCTCTACAACGCCAAGGACCCGGCAGCCGTCCGCGCCTGCCACGACGAGCTGACCAAGCTGGCCGCTCAGGGGATCGTGAAACCCCTGATCAGCGAGCGTGTCGAGATGGCCGGAGCCGCCCAGGCGGTCCAGCGCGTCGCCGACGGCACCAGCACCGGCCGGATCGTCGTCCTGCCCGGAGGTGTCCGATGAGCCCCGCCGTCGACGCCAACGACGTCCGCCGCCGCACCCGCGAACTCCTCGCCGCGCACCCGCCCGCCACGACCGACCGTACCGACTTCCTGAAGGCCCGGTTCGACGCAGGCCTGGCCTGGGTCCACTACCCCGTGGGCCTCGGCGGACTCGACGCGCCCCGCTCCCTCCAGCAGGTCGTCGACGCCGAACTCGCCGCCGCCGACGCGCCGGACAACGACCCGCGCCGCATCGGCATCGGCCTCGGCATGGCCGCGCCCACCATCCTCGGTTTCGGCACCGACGAACAGAAGCAGCGCTTCCTGCGCCCGCTCTGGGTGGGCGAGGAGGTCTGGTGCCAGCT
Proteins encoded in this window:
- a CDS encoding PIG-L deacetylase family protein, with amino-acid sequence MTQQPLEPLPADWSRALAVVAHPDDLEYGAAAAVADWTDGGREVVYLLASRGEAGIHTLPPEECAPLREREQRASAAVVGVRTVEFLDHRDGVIEYGTGLRRDIAAAIRRHRPELVVTLNHRDTWGGAAWNTPDHRAVGRATLDAVADAGNRWIFPELKEQGLEPWDGVRWTAVAGSDRPTHAVDATAGFERSVESLLAHRTYIEALTADEPETYCRSFLEGMVRAEADRFGGRPAVAFEVFAH
- a CDS encoding XRE family transcriptional regulator, with the translated sequence MKEHDREDPELDAVLTGVGPRLRRLRKDRGVTLSALSAATGISVSTLSRLESGGRRPSLELLLPIARAHEVPLDDLVGAPPVGDPRVRAKPIVQHGRTMLPLTARPGGLQAYKMVQEAGSGEEPEQRTHEGYEWLFVLSGKLRLLLAEHDLVLEPGEAAEFDTRLPHWFGPAEDKPVEFLSLFGPQGERMHVRAKPKRG
- a CDS encoding NADPH:quinone oxidoreductase family protein; its protein translation is MQAWRVHRNGEPGEVMSLEETDRPAPGDGQVLVRVAAANVNFPDALLCRGQYQVRPPLPFTPGVEVCGTTEDGRRVLATPALPYGGFAEYVVADEAALLPAPDALDDAEAAALHIGYQTGWFGLHRRANLRAGETLLVHAAAGGVGSAAVQLGKAAGATVIGVVGGPEKAAVARELGCDLVVDRRSEDIVAAVKEATGGRGADIVYDPVGGEAYAKSVKCIAFEGRVLVVGFASGNIPAPALNHALVKNYSIVGLHWGLYNAKDPAAVRACHDELTKLAAQGIVKPLISERVEMAGAAQAVQRVADGTSTGRIVVLPGGVR